cgacctgggcgggactttacgtcctacgtcactcgctatgggtgtgcatgtgtgcgcatagccgtcactcgcgatgggtgtgcatgtgagaaaggttttggctttaatgtctatgggttggtaatagcggttctgatgatttttctgatggaaaagtggtcttttatttccataatcttagttcagtgaacgcataaacccgtttgttagttagcagttcaacaaaatgcgatctctttgtttacagttaccaacgaccaactgatgattgggggttcgattccctagtgatgcaaggttttttctttcattttggactgcacacacatcgcgagtgacggatactcgcagaatttacacacatcactgtctgtctttacaatttctaggcaaccgaagtttaaagattgtcaagtggttaactcttgaatcgcatgtactaagacctgatgggttagtggtcagagagcaactcattaacgcggggataaggggttcgattccttaatgaagctagcttttttctttcatattggactggatgtttgtatgccattttgcgtaacttgtagtttatgataaagaaatgttactggggttaaggttagggtaacgctaagggtaagacacaaagtgtttttgcaacacaatatttcttacaataacaaagtccaaagttttgatgactccagtaggaaacttaagatacctagagaaatgcgtgagtgctcacaaaacatcaacaagtcagcagtgtggtacagggtgatcatttctgatatacagtacaaaagctgaaaccattagccaggagtgggaaagatgcagacgcagacgtgggaagcaataagacgcaccaacacacagttgcctgttgcaaaatggttcagagtttaatataaatagttagggttagctggtatggcgttatctggtatgactatagtctaatgttagcttagttcgtgttgtttcgtcatgttaatcgctggtaatagtaagtcatttgtagaaatatagcctatcatcacagactgtaggaatgtcacccaccctccatcgcgtacgacactgacgctcgtaatctgtagtgcaagggagttcgtgcacagatccctgagacaaacggctacgcgcacacatgcaaacccatagcgagtgacgtcgatttagagagtcccggctgagcccattccaaactacgggagctgagagggaagcgtttgcggatgttgaagagaaaaccaATTTTAATTTGaacaagtcgacgtgagctacacactcgaattaatcgataatatcggtttatcgcccagccctaccttgACCCCGTGTCTCAGTATTGATGTACTCGTTTGACGGTTGGCCTGACTGGCACACAGCAAATTCATGGGTGTTATATTTCCGGCGTTTTGACAAATTAACGACGTCGCAGTGATAACTGTTGTACTATCTACACTAATGGTGTAGCTTCAATTAAACGTCATCGTTGATTGGCAGCGTTAGTGTCAATCAACACCTATTCACCTTATTCCGCTCTAGACAACGGGCGCTGCCATGACACCGACTCCGGTTTCTTACTTCCGGTTTGAGGTGATTGACCGTGAATAAATATGAGTTCAGGCACCACTTGTGCGGTTGTTGGTTGCTCAAATAATTCGAAGAAAATTAAAAACCTTTTAGAAACTGAGTGCTTTGATCACAAAATACGAAGGAGAGGATGTCCTTGTCCGGTTCCCTATCGGCTACATTCAATGCCACAGAGCAGACGTTTAGACTGGCTAGCTGTGCTTAAACTGAAACATCCGCCGAAAAAAGTTTATGTCTGTTCGCACCATTTCGTTCACAAACGACCCACCGAAGACCATCCCAACCCGGAATTATTCCTTGGATACGACAGACCAGTAGTGAAGAAGAGACGAACAATTGTTCGTGTCGAAGCGACAGGTAAGCCACTTTCAATGTTGAATTATGTAAGCGATCGCATCACTTTACAGGTAAACTCcagttgtttacatttttacgAGCTCCACCAGCCAGTGCTACAAAAATATTTGGGCAGTCTAACCTACATTTTTATGAATAATATGCCCATTATGTCGCTGGATAGAGTAGATGTGTTGAAAACATGTCCATTATTGGTTTATTCCTGAATGCCACTGTAGTTAGTGCCAGTGGTATGAATTCCTCTGAGGGCTATCGTAGAGCTGGCTGCTATCGTTATGTTGGTCAGTCCTGAGCGAGGAAGAGCTTCCACCACCATTTGACATAGGCTTTTACTGTTATGTTGTCAGTGAGAGAAACGTTGACAGAAACTGTAGCGTTTAACATAGCCTATGTGCCCTGTTTTTACAGCAACAGCAGAAGTGACAGACCAGGAGGATGAGGGCATACCTGAGGTGCCACAACAACCATCACACAGCACTGTTTCCAGCCAGTGGGAAGATCCATCGCTCTGGGACCACAGCTATGGTGAACAGCAGGGTGTTGAGGAGACGGCCGAAGATGCCACAACACAAACTGAAGATTTCAGCTATTCCATGCTTCAGAGTGATGCAGATTCGTTCCTCTACACTGGAGTCTCACTGGAAACCTTCAACTCTCTTGTTTCCACCTTAGAAGGATTTGCTGAAAGGGCTTCTGTTTTGTCAGTGCGTGATCAGATACTAATGACACTGATCAAATTGAAATTGAATCGTGTGCTTGGTGACCTTGGTAGGCAGTTTCATGTGTCTCAGAGTGTAGCCAGTAAGGTCATCTCTTTCTGGATCGATAAAATGGAGGAGGTCTTACGCCCTCTTATTATCTGGCTTCCAAAAGAAACCATTAAGGCCACCATGCCAACTGCATTCAAGCGCTTTTTCCCCAACACCACCTGTGTCATCGACTGTAGcgaaagtttgttacagaaggCGAAAAATCTTGACTCTAGAGGAGAGTCCTACAGCCATTACTACTCGCACAATACAATCAAGtaccttgttgttgttgccccATGTGGCTTAATCATGTTTATCTCAAGTGGATATGGAGGACGCGCCAGTGACAAGTTTATCACTATGAACTCTGGTATCTTGGACTATTTGA
This genomic window from Gadus macrocephalus chromosome 15, ASM3116895v1 contains:
- the LOC132473423 gene encoding uncharacterized protein LOC132473423, with amino-acid sequence MPQSRRLDWLAVLKLKHPPKKVYVCSHHFVHKRPTEDHPNPELFLGYDRPVVKKRRTIVRVEATATAEVTDQEDEGIPEVPQQPSHSTVSSQWEDPSLWDHSYGEQQGVEETAEDATTQTEDFSYSMLQSDADSFLYTGVSLETFNSLVSTLEGFAERASVLSVRDQILMTLIKLKLNRVLGDLGRQFHVSQSVASKVISFWIDKMEEVLRPLIIWLPKETIKATMPTAFKRFFPNTTCVIDCSESLLQKAKNLDSRGESYSHYYSHNTIKYLVVVAPCGLIMFISSGYGGRASDKFITMNSGILDYLRPGDEVMADRGFLIRDLLFERRVKLVLPAFTRGGSQLTEEQVTATRRIANVRIHVDRAIRRLKVYKILSHVIPINMTPKIEKILRICVALANLRGDLICER